A genomic region of Brevibacillus sp. JNUCC-41 contains the following coding sequences:
- the gltS gene encoding sodium/glutamate symporter, translated as MSIEINQTITIFLAVLLLALGGIIVKNVKIFKHFCIPAPVVGGLLFAIVATSLKTFLNVTISLDTTLQGLFMLTFFTTVGLGASFQLVKVGGKILLIYWLLCGFLAFAQNLIGISLAPVFGIDPLIGMMAGAISMEGGIGAATAFGGTIESLGIQSAQAIGIAAATLGLVFGGLVGGPTVKYLINKHKLTPSKKDIEIQEKKEMEDKIELNAASFMKQVLILTFCMALGSYLGELFSAKTGYVLPNYVGAMIVAVIVRNILDKINGKIIEMPSINFIGDITLGIFLSMALMSIKLWEVADLALPIILIVVIQVIFIILLSIFIMFRFLGKNYDAAVMVGGFIGHGIGATPNAMANMSTITAKYGPSSKAYLIVPIVGAFLIDVFAMPIIIVSINLLK; from the coding sequence ATGAGCATCGAGATCAATCAAACGATCACTATATTTTTAGCGGTACTGCTTTTAGCACTAGGCGGGATTATCGTTAAGAATGTCAAAATATTTAAACACTTTTGTATCCCTGCACCTGTTGTAGGGGGATTACTGTTTGCAATAGTCGCGACAAGTCTTAAAACCTTTCTAAACGTAACCATTTCATTAGATACGACACTCCAGGGATTATTCATGTTAACGTTTTTTACGACTGTTGGATTGGGTGCCAGTTTTCAATTAGTAAAAGTCGGCGGAAAAATTTTATTAATATATTGGTTGTTATGTGGTTTTCTGGCATTTGCTCAAAATTTAATTGGAATTTCTTTAGCACCGGTTTTTGGGATTGATCCATTGATTGGTATGATGGCAGGAGCGATATCCATGGAAGGGGGCATAGGTGCAGCTACAGCATTTGGTGGTACCATTGAATCGCTGGGAATTCAATCTGCCCAAGCAATTGGAATAGCGGCAGCTACATTAGGTTTAGTATTTGGTGGATTAGTTGGAGGTCCAACTGTAAAATATCTAATTAATAAACACAAATTAACACCAAGTAAAAAGGATATTGAAATTCAGGAAAAGAAAGAAATGGAAGACAAAATAGAATTGAATGCAGCTTCATTTATGAAACAAGTATTAATACTGACATTTTGTATGGCCTTAGGTTCATACTTAGGAGAGTTATTTTCGGCGAAGACAGGTTATGTTTTACCGAATTATGTTGGAGCAATGATAGTGGCTGTAATAGTCCGGAATATTTTGGATAAAATAAATGGAAAAATCATCGAAATGCCTAGTATAAATTTTATTGGAGATATTACTTTAGGTATTTTCTTATCAATGGCATTAATGAGTATAAAACTATGGGAAGTTGCTGACCTTGCATTACCTATCATTTTGATTGTGGTGATACAAGTAATCTTCATTATACTTTTAAGTATATTCATCATGTTTCGCTTTCTTGGCAAAAACTACGATGCGGCAGTTATGGTTGGAGGGTTTATCGGACATGGTATAGGGGCTACACCAAATGCTATGGCCAATATGTCGACGATCACTGCTAAATATGGACCTTCAAGTAAAGCGTATTTAATCGTTCCGATAGTGGGTGCATTTCTTATTGACGTTTTTGCCATGCCAATTATCATTGTAAGTATTAATCTATTAAAATGA
- a CDS encoding HutD/Ves family protein — translation MSYSQKIIRKSEQITSLWSGGKTTQLAIYPEDGDYTKRDFKWRISTADVEVDESLFTHLPGIQRIIMILDGETLLEHKGKHRVHLQPFEQDRFDGGWTTRSIGRVTDFNLMLADGCEGDLSTIHLTDGIHSEVLDNGESTKRTDAYYCFKGKSRMSIDEKESIILGQGDLVILNMDHFCNNIKLSNYEDHVCSTIIKVSIFY, via the coding sequence TTGTCATATTCACAAAAGATAATAAGAAAAAGTGAACAAATAACCAGTCTTTGGTCAGGTGGTAAAACAACTCAACTTGCCATTTATCCTGAAGATGGAGATTATACGAAGCGTGATTTCAAATGGCGGATTAGCACCGCAGATGTCGAGGTGGACGAATCCTTATTTACTCACCTTCCAGGCATTCAGAGAATCATCATGATCCTTGATGGTGAAACGCTGCTGGAACATAAGGGAAAGCACCGTGTGCATTTACAGCCATTTGAACAGGATCGGTTTGATGGAGGCTGGACAACCCGAAGTATTGGGAGGGTTACGGACTTTAATTTGATGTTAGCAGATGGATGCGAAGGAGACCTTAGCACAATTCATTTGACTGATGGAATCCATTCTGAAGTGTTGGATAATGGGGAATCTACGAAAAGAACGGACGCCTATTATTGTTTCAAAGGAAAAAGTAGAATGAGTATCGATGAAAAAGAGTCTATTATTTTAGGGCAAGGTGACTTGGTAATCTTGAACATGGATCATTTCTGCAATAATATAAAGTTATCCAATTACGAAGATCACGTATGTTCAACAATTATTAAGGTAAGTATTTTTTATTGA